The following proteins come from a genomic window of Montipora capricornis isolate CH-2021 chromosome 9, ASM3666992v2, whole genome shotgun sequence:
- the LOC138017265 gene encoding protein Wnt-7-like, with product MSQVIFWKVSFREEKVTSLVAWILRGGLLLEVDLKALKEALEIKCHCHGPSQSCATRTCWQALPSSFRKVGLLLKDLYEKTVWVKPNKISSPYGKRDAYLTLMSDNYKKPAQGELAYMDYSPNYCERTVQKRIPGTMERVCNKTSNGEDSCELLCCGRGYNTHDFVRKYRCHCKFYWCAM from the exons atgtctcaagttattttttggaAAGTTTCCTTCCGCGAGGAAAAAGTTACCTCGCTCGTTGCGTGGATATTACGTGGAGGCTTGCTATTGGAAGTCGATCTAAAG GCACTCAAAGAAGCTCTGGAAATTAAATGCCACTGCCATGGCCCTTCCCAATCATGTGCAACAAGAACATGCTGGCAGGCGCTTCCAAGTTCATTTAGAAAAGTAGGGCTTCTTTTAAAAGACCTCTACGAAAAAACTGTTTGGGTGAAACCTAACAAAATTTCCTCGCCCTATGGAAAACGAGATGCTTATCTAACGCTTATGTCGGACAACTACAAGAAGCCTGCTCAGGGAGAATTGGCTTACATGGACTATTCACCAAATTACTGTGAGCGAACTGTCCAAAAGAGAATTCCAGGGACTATGGAACGTGTGTGCAACAAGACATCAAATGGAGAGGACAGCTGCGAGCTTCTGTGCTGCGGTCGCGGATACAACACTCATGACTTCGTTAGAAAATATCGCTGCCATTGCAAATTTTATTGGTGCGCTATGTGA
- the LOC138015906 gene encoding protein Wnt-7b-like gives MEIHQAIEIMGIILATVFANHLMEANKLFVVSSVATEIRPSMICSRIPGLSLKQKNMCEEHPRLINCIREGYQKGADECKFQFRKNRWNCSLLGQISAFDDRAIPGTKEAAFTQAITSAGVVYTITRACSMGNLSECNCDRKLWTGKASKKGWLWGGCSVDISYGLNLSSRFVNGRRYRQDGIYLMNKHNNRAGRQVVKEKLVLQCKCHGISGACSTRTCWRTLPSLREIGKRVKELYNHAIRVEVVMTNTNGGLIAEYLVLSSDKDKKPLSPSLVYIRELNDYVYCMSNETLGTIGTKDRICNLTGLGQDRCSYLCCGRGYNTHNFTQVSRCKCKFHWCCEVRCKTCVQNVVKHTCK, from the exons ATGGAAATCCATCAGGCTATAGAAATAATGGGCATCATACTTGCAACTGTTTTTGCAAATCACCTGATGGAGGCGAATAAGTTATT TGTTGTTTCGTCAGTCGCCACCGAAATTAGACCAAGCATGATTTGTAGCCGCATACCTGGACTGTCTcttaaacagaaaaatatgTGCGAAGAACACCCCAGACTTATCAATTGCATAAGAGAAGGTTACCAAAAAGGCGCAGATGAATGCAAATTTCAGTTTCGTAAAAACAGATGGAACTGCAGTCTTCTTGGACAGATATCAGCCTTTGATGACAGAGCTATAC CCGGAACCAAGGAAGCGGCGTTTACACAGGCTATAACTTCCGCGGGAGTTGTATACACTATTACCAGAGCTTGCAGTATGGGAAACCTTAGTGAGTGTAATTGCGACAGGAAACTGTGGACGGGAAAGGCGAGCAAGAAAGGTTGGCTGTGGGGAGGGTGTTCTGTCGATATCAGCTATGGATTAAACCTCTCCAGTCGTTTCGTGAACGGTCGTCGATACAGGCAGGATGGCATATACCTGATGAACAAGCATAACAACAGAGCAGGCAGGCAG GTGGTTAAAGAAAAGTTGGTTTTACAATGCAAATGCCATGGGATTTCAGGAGCCTGTTCCACTCGCACCTGCTGGAGGACTTTGCCTTCGCTTAGGGAGATCGGAAAGCGCGTAAAGGAGCTCTACAACCATGCTATTCGCGTTGAGGTCGTGATGACAAATACCAACGGCGGCTTAATTGCTGAATATCTTGTTCTATCATCAGACAAAGACAAAAAGCCGCTTTCCCCGAGTCTGGTGTATATAAGAGAACTTAATGACTACGTATACTGTATGAGCAATGAGACATTGGGCACTATCGGAACAAAAGATCGGATCTGTAACTTAACGGGGCTTGGCCAGGACCGTTGTAGCTATTTGTGCTGCGGGCGCGGATACAACACGCACAACTTCACGCAGGTGTCACGatgcaaatgcaaatttcattggTGCTGTGAGGTCAGATGCAAGACGTGTGTTCAAAATGTTGTAAAGCATACTTGCAAGTAA